The following proteins come from a genomic window of Actinomarinicola tropica:
- a CDS encoding potassium channel family protein has protein sequence MAEQPTPESSPPKHVEWRPEPPTVAGDWDEVLVVGLGRFGSAVGATLEHLGYEVLGVDESDSVVQEHATSLTHVVQADSTNIAALRQLGAADFECAVVCIGSDIEASILTVAALHDLGIENIWAKAITESHGRILRRVGADSVIFPEHDMGVRVAHMVTGRMIDYIELDAGFALVETLVPKEAQGKTLLEASLRAKYDVTVVCIKPEGEMFTYATPDTMMREGDILLVAGETKRVERFANVT, from the coding sequence TTGGCTGAGCAACCCACCCCCGAATCGAGCCCACCCAAGCACGTCGAGTGGCGACCGGAGCCCCCGACCGTCGCGGGCGACTGGGACGAGGTCCTCGTCGTCGGCCTCGGCCGGTTCGGCAGCGCGGTCGGCGCCACCCTCGAGCACCTCGGCTACGAGGTCCTCGGCGTCGACGAGAGCGACTCGGTCGTGCAGGAGCACGCCACGTCGCTCACCCACGTCGTGCAGGCCGACTCCACGAACATCGCGGCGCTCCGCCAGCTCGGGGCGGCGGACTTCGAGTGCGCCGTCGTCTGCATCGGCAGCGACATCGAAGCGAGCATCCTCACCGTCGCCGCGCTCCACGACCTCGGCATCGAGAACATCTGGGCCAAGGCGATCACCGAGTCCCACGGCCGCATCCTGCGGCGGGTCGGCGCCGACTCGGTGATCTTCCCCGAGCACGACATGGGCGTGCGCGTCGCGCACATGGTGACCGGTCGGATGATCGACTACATCGAGCTCGACGCCGGGTTCGCCCTCGTCGAGACGCTGGTGCCGAAGGAGGCCCAGGGCAAGACCCTGCTCGAGGCCAGCCTCCGCGCCAAGTACGACGTCACAGTGGTGTGCATCAAGCCGGAGGGCGAGATGTTCACCTACGCCACGCCCGACACGATGATGCGCGAGGGCGACATCCTCCTCGTCGCCGGCGAGACCAAGCGCGTCGAGCGCTTCGCCAACGTCACCTGA
- a CDS encoding O-methyltransferase encodes MDDAPKQIGVDAALHRYMVDHGTPPDEVLTDLVEVTRQRFGDRAGMQIDPAQGAFLTVLTRIIAPAFAVEVGTFTGYSSTCIARGLPDGGRLLCCDVSEEYTALAREAWARAGVADRVELRIGPALDTLRALPGDTRIDLAFIDADKGGYLDYYEEIVGRMGPGGVVLVDNVLWSGRVVDEADTDGDTRAIRTFNDHVAADDRVEVAVLAVGDGLTLARVR; translated from the coding sequence ATGGACGACGCACCGAAGCAGATCGGCGTCGACGCTGCGCTGCACCGCTACATGGTCGACCACGGCACGCCGCCAGATGAGGTGCTGACCGACCTGGTCGAGGTCACGCGCCAGCGGTTCGGCGACCGGGCGGGCATGCAGATCGATCCCGCGCAGGGAGCGTTCCTCACCGTGCTCACCCGCATCATCGCGCCGGCGTTCGCGGTCGAGGTCGGCACGTTCACGGGCTACAGCTCGACGTGCATCGCGCGGGGCCTCCCCGACGGCGGGCGCCTCCTGTGCTGCGACGTCAGCGAGGAGTACACGGCGCTGGCGCGCGAGGCGTGGGCCAGGGCCGGCGTCGCCGACCGCGTCGAGCTGCGGATCGGACCGGCGCTCGACACGCTCCGGGCGCTGCCGGGCGACACCCGCATCGACCTGGCGTTCATCGACGCCGACAAGGGCGGGTACCTCGACTACTACGAGGAGATCGTCGGCCGAATGGGCCCGGGTGGGGTGGTCCTCGTCGACAACGTGCTGTGGAGCGGTCGCGTGGTCGACGAGGCCGACACCGACGGCGACACGCGTGCCATCCGGACGTTCAACGACCACGTGGCTGCGGACGACCGCGTCGAGGTGGCGGTGCTCGCCGTCGGCGACGGGCTGACGCTGGCCCGGGTCAGGTGA
- a CDS encoding TrkH family potassium uptake protein: protein MAAVARSGIFGIRLHHPAQVVVAAFGVTILAGASLLMLPIATAGPGSTRPITALFTATSAVCVTGLVTVDTPTYWSGFGQGVIMLLIQLGGFGIMTLASLAAIFVSHKLGLRSRLLARAETGTLDLGDVRSILFGIIRFTLLFEGAAALLLTLRFWISYDEGLLRAVWLGVFHAISAFNNAGFALFSDNLMGFAGDELLLLVIGAAVVSGGLGFPVWLDLRNERTRFTRWSLHTKLVVTMTAALLLVGMVTLTAFEWDNPETLGDRSAVDTVANGTFASLTPRTAGFNTFDYGEANDETILVTTLLMFIGAGPASTGGGVKVTTAAVLALMVWAELRGDPDVNRFSRRIPATAQRQALSVVLIGLTALFAGNLLLTATSPFSIGETLFEATSAFGTVGLSTGITGLLADPPQAVLVVLMFLGRVGPLTLGTALVLRERDKLFRYPEERPIIG, encoded by the coding sequence ATGGCCGCCGTGGCCCGCTCCGGGATCTTCGGCATCCGCCTCCACCACCCGGCCCAGGTCGTGGTCGCGGCGTTCGGCGTGACCATCCTCGCCGGCGCGTCGCTGCTCATGCTGCCGATCGCGACGGCGGGTCCGGGGAGCACCCGGCCGATCACCGCCCTGTTCACGGCGACGTCGGCCGTGTGCGTCACCGGCCTCGTCACGGTGGACACGCCCACCTACTGGTCCGGGTTCGGGCAGGGCGTGATCATGCTGCTCATCCAGCTCGGCGGCTTCGGGATCATGACGCTCGCCTCGCTCGCCGCGATCTTCGTCAGCCACAAGCTCGGTCTCCGCTCGCGCCTGCTGGCCCGGGCCGAGACCGGGACTCTCGACCTCGGCGACGTCCGCTCGATCCTCTTCGGCATCATCCGCTTCACCCTGCTGTTCGAGGGCGCGGCGGCGCTCCTGCTCACCCTGCGGTTCTGGATCTCCTACGACGAGGGCCTCCTGCGCGCTGTCTGGCTCGGCGTGTTCCACGCCATCTCGGCGTTCAACAACGCCGGGTTCGCCCTCTTCAGCGACAACCTGATGGGGTTCGCCGGCGACGAGCTGCTGCTCCTCGTCATCGGGGCCGCGGTGGTGAGCGGCGGCCTGGGGTTCCCCGTGTGGCTCGACCTCCGCAACGAGCGCACCCGCTTCACGCGGTGGTCCCTGCACACCAAGCTCGTGGTGACGATGACGGCGGCGCTCCTCCTCGTCGGGATGGTGACGCTCACCGCGTTCGAGTGGGACAACCCCGAGACGCTCGGCGACCGCAGCGCCGTCGACACCGTCGCCAACGGCACCTTCGCCTCGCTGACGCCCCGCACCGCGGGGTTCAACACCTTCGACTACGGCGAGGCGAACGACGAGACGATCCTCGTCACCACGCTCCTCATGTTCATCGGCGCCGGGCCGGCGTCCACCGGCGGTGGGGTCAAGGTCACGACGGCGGCTGTGCTCGCCCTCATGGTGTGGGCCGAGCTGCGTGGCGACCCCGACGTCAACCGGTTCAGCCGCCGCATCCCGGCCACGGCGCAGCGCCAGGCCCTCTCGGTGGTGCTCATCGGCCTGACCGCGCTGTTCGCCGGCAACCTCCTCCTCACCGCGACGTCGCCGTTCTCGATCGGCGAGACGCTGTTCGAGGCGACGTCCGCGTTCGGCACCGTCGGGCTCTCGACCGGCATCACCGGGCTCCTGGCCGACCCACCCCAGGCCGTGCTCGTCGTGCTGATGTTCCTCGGTCGCGTCGGCCCCCTCACCCTCGGCACCGCGCTGGTGCTGCGCGAGCGCGACAAGCTCTTCCGCTACCCGGAGGAGCGCCCGATCATCGGGTGA
- a CDS encoding ICP22 family protein — translation MLSSKFSRTGAVIAAVLIMGTGAAVADDAVGGDGSEETTTTIEETTTTSELLGEEGEIPDDGEDVDDGTDGEDGTDGEDGTDGEDGTDGEDGTDGEDGTDEDEGERPDNHGAAVSAAAQDHSNDERCGNHGRWVSSVARGLDDCVPAEDGEDEVEEPIEEPAPAPAPGNSGNAPGRTGDAPPAHANAGGNGNGNGNGHGGGPGHGGGPGRGR, via the coding sequence ATGTTGTCCAGCAAGTTCAGCCGCACGGGTGCGGTGATCGCGGCGGTCCTGATCATGGGCACGGGCGCGGCGGTCGCCGACGACGCCGTCGGCGGTGACGGGTCGGAGGAGACGACGACCACCATCGAGGAGACGACCACCACGTCGGAGCTGCTCGGCGAGGAGGGCGAGATCCCCGACGACGGCGAGGACGTCGACGACGGGACCGACGGCGAGGACGGCACCGATGGTGAGGACGGGACCGATGGTGAGGACGGGACCGATGGTGAGGACGGGACCGACGGTGAGGACGGCACCGACGAGGACGAGGGCGAGCGTCCCGACAACCACGGCGCCGCGGTCTCGGCCGCAGCCCAGGATCACAGCAACGACGAGCGGTGCGGCAACCACGGCCGCTGGGTGAGCTCGGTGGCCCGCGGCCTCGACGACTGCGTCCCGGCCGAGGACGGCGAGGACGAGGTCGAGGAGCCGATCGAGGAGCCCGCACCCGCACCGGCTCCCGGCAACAGCGGCAACGCGCCGGGTCGCACCGGTGACGCCCCGCCGGCCCACGCCAACGCCGGTGGCAACGGCAACGGCAACGGCAACGGCCACGGCGGCGGTCCCGGCCACGGCGGTGGCCCCGGTCGGGGACGCTGA
- the glgX gene encoding glycogen debranching protein GlgX encodes MRVWPGNPYPLGATYDGSGTNFSVFSELADRVELCLFDEDGTERRVDLPEVTGFCWHGFLPDVGPGDRYGFRVHGPYEPEHGLRCNPAKLLLDPYAKAIEGGMDWSEAAFPYRFDDGSINDDDSAPHVPKSVVVNPWFDWGHDRPPATPWHETVVYEAHVKGLTMTHPDVHPDLRGTYLGVASPPVVEHLRKLGVTAIELMPVHQFIHDHTLFEKGLRNYWGYNSIGFFAPHNEYATRGQRGQQVTEFKSMVKALHDAGIEVILDVVYNHTAEGNHLGPMLSFRGLDNPAYYHLVGDDPQYYMDYTGTGNSMNTRHPHVLQLIMDSLRYWVTEMHVDGFRFDLASALARELHAVDRLSAFFDLIQQDPVVSQVKLIAEPWDVGEGGYQVGNFPPLWTEWNGKYRDTVRDYWRSMDQTLGEFASRFTGSSDLYETTGRRPHASINFVTAHDGFTLNDLVSYNDKHNEANGEDNRDGESHNRSWNCGVEGPTDDPKVLELRARQRRNFLATLFLSQGVPMLLGGDELGRTQGGNNNVYCQDNEISWTDWDAVDDDLLAFTRDLISLRKAHPVFRRRRWFRGEEEVADEGTADIAWFRPDGQLMTEEDWQRGDAKSIGVFLNGEGIHTPGPQGEQIVDESFYVIFNAHHARLNFTLPSQAWGERWVRVIDTSEARTGPTRRQWRPGERIRAEGRSLVLLRRADPVAATRPVVDGV; translated from the coding sequence ATGCGCGTCTGGCCCGGCAACCCCTACCCCCTCGGTGCGACCTACGACGGGTCCGGGACCAACTTCTCGGTCTTCTCCGAGCTCGCCGACCGCGTCGAGCTCTGCCTCTTCGACGAGGACGGCACCGAGCGGCGCGTCGACCTGCCCGAGGTCACGGGGTTCTGCTGGCACGGGTTCCTTCCCGACGTCGGGCCCGGCGACCGCTACGGCTTCCGTGTCCACGGGCCCTACGAGCCCGAGCACGGTCTGCGCTGCAACCCGGCGAAGCTCCTGCTCGATCCCTACGCCAAGGCCATCGAGGGCGGCATGGACTGGAGCGAGGCCGCCTTCCCGTACCGGTTCGACGACGGCTCGATCAACGACGACGACAGTGCCCCGCACGTCCCCAAGTCGGTCGTGGTCAACCCGTGGTTCGACTGGGGCCACGACCGTCCGCCGGCGACGCCCTGGCACGAGACGGTGGTCTACGAGGCCCACGTCAAGGGCCTGACGATGACGCACCCCGATGTGCACCCGGACCTGCGGGGCACGTACCTGGGGGTGGCGTCGCCGCCGGTCGTCGAGCACCTGCGCAAGCTCGGCGTCACCGCCATCGAGCTCATGCCGGTCCACCAGTTCATCCACGACCACACGCTCTTCGAGAAGGGCCTGCGCAACTACTGGGGCTACAACTCGATCGGCTTCTTCGCCCCGCACAACGAGTACGCCACCCGCGGCCAGCGCGGCCAGCAGGTCACCGAGTTCAAGTCGATGGTGAAGGCGCTGCACGACGCGGGCATCGAGGTCATCCTCGACGTCGTCTACAACCACACAGCCGAGGGCAACCACCTCGGGCCGATGCTGTCGTTCCGGGGGCTCGACAACCCGGCCTACTACCACCTCGTGGGCGACGACCCGCAGTACTACATGGACTACACGGGCACCGGGAACAGCATGAACACCCGGCACCCGCACGTGCTCCAGCTCATCATGGACAGCCTCCGGTACTGGGTGACCGAGATGCACGTCGACGGGTTCCGCTTCGACCTGGCCTCGGCCCTCGCCCGCGAGCTGCACGCCGTCGACCGGCTCTCGGCGTTCTTCGACCTCATCCAGCAGGACCCTGTGGTGAGCCAGGTGAAGCTCATCGCCGAGCCGTGGGACGTCGGCGAGGGCGGCTACCAGGTCGGCAACTTCCCGCCGCTCTGGACGGAGTGGAACGGGAAGTACCGCGACACCGTGCGCGACTACTGGCGCTCGATGGACCAGACGCTCGGCGAGTTCGCCTCCCGCTTCACGGGCAGCTCCGACCTGTACGAGACCACCGGCCGCCGTCCGCACGCCTCGATCAACTTCGTCACCGCGCACGACGGCTTCACGCTGAACGACCTCGTCTCCTACAACGACAAGCACAACGAGGCCAACGGCGAGGACAACCGCGACGGCGAGAGCCACAACCGGTCGTGGAACTGCGGGGTCGAGGGCCCGACCGACGACCCGAAGGTCCTCGAGCTGCGCGCCCGCCAGCGCCGCAACTTCCTGGCCACCTTGTTCTTGTCCCAGGGCGTCCCGATGCTGCTCGGCGGCGACGAGCTCGGGCGCACGCAGGGCGGCAACAACAACGTCTACTGCCAGGACAACGAGATCTCCTGGACCGACTGGGACGCCGTCGACGACGACCTCCTCGCCTTCACCCGCGACCTCATCTCGCTGCGCAAGGCGCACCCGGTGTTCCGCCGGCGGCGCTGGTTCAGGGGCGAGGAGGAGGTCGCCGACGAGGGCACCGCCGACATCGCCTGGTTCCGTCCCGACGGGCAGCTGATGACCGAGGAGGACTGGCAGCGCGGCGACGCCAAGTCGATCGGCGTCTTCCTCAACGGCGAGGGGATCCACACGCCGGGTCCGCAGGGCGAGCAGATCGTGGACGAGTCCTTCTACGTCATCTTCAACGCCCACCACGCCCGGCTCAACTTCACCCTCCCCAGCCAGGCCTGGGGCGAGCGTTGGGTGCGGGTGATCGATACGAGCGAGGCCCGCACCGGGCCCACCCGGCGGCAGTGGCGCCCGGGCGAGCGGATCCGTGCCGAGGGTCGGTCCCTCGTGCTGCTGCGGCGCGCCGACCCCGTCGCCGCCACCCGTCCCGTCGTCGACGGCGTCTGA
- the treY gene encoding malto-oligosyltrehalose synthase has protein sequence MPAPRATYRLQLRPDFGFDDAADVADRLAELGVSHVYTSPYLQAAPGSTHGYDVVDHSRVNDELGGPEAHRRFVDRLGELGLAQVVDIVPNHMAIGSPLNLWWWDVLENGRSSRFAGHFDVDWDPPESKLRNRVLMPILGDQYGRVLERGEITLEWGEDARFRIRYFDHVLPVAPRTLDRVLLGAARRADGGTADRLAFIGHSFGRLPSATTTSHADVVTRHRDKEVLHDLLRTLRHEDPGARAAVEAEVASINDDVDALDDLLDHQNHRLAFWRTAGHDLDYRRFFDINSLVGLRVEDPKVFADTHQLVLRWLADGEVDGMRVDHPDGLRDPAAYVELLRAAGPAAWIVIEKILEPGEALPSSWPVDGTTGYDFCHVVTRLLHDPRGEAPVRALHAEVIGVDPDDAEEALAAVVHRAKHAVMRDSLAADLGRATELFVAVSEHHRRWRDFTRRDLHDALEETAACFSVYRTYVGEDGRCTPTDARVIEEALAEAAERRDDLDPEVFEFLGLVLRGDLEPGAGTAATELRMRFQQITGPVMAKGVEDTAFYDHVPLASLNEVGSDPSVFALEPAEVHAALALAADAAPRAMLALSTHDTKRSEDVRARLALLSEVPGAWSEAVRRWTAMAAPHRAAQDAPGWPDPRMEHLLWQTLVGAHPLGADRAVAYMEKAAKEAKRHTSWVDPVPAFDDALAAFVRAVCEDEELTADLAAFVEPLVPAGRLNALAQKLVQLTAPGVPDIYQGTELWDLSLVDPDNRRPVDHDLRRRLLSRARELTPEQRRDADDEGTPKLWVVHRALALRAERPEWFDGASYAPLAVGGAAAGHAFAYLRGGHAAAVVPRLPLGLEAAGGWQDTTVELPEGSWWDELGERRWDGGSIRLADLLERFPVALLRDDRGGTP, from the coding sequence GTGCCCGCACCGCGCGCCACCTACCGGCTGCAGCTGCGGCCCGACTTCGGGTTCGACGACGCGGCCGACGTGGCCGACCGACTGGCCGAGCTGGGCGTGAGCCACGTCTACACGTCGCCCTACCTCCAGGCCGCCCCCGGCAGCACGCACGGCTACGACGTCGTCGACCACAGCCGCGTGAACGACGAGCTCGGCGGCCCCGAGGCGCACCGGCGCTTCGTCGATCGCCTGGGGGAGCTCGGCCTCGCGCAGGTGGTCGACATCGTGCCCAACCACATGGCGATCGGCTCGCCGCTCAACCTCTGGTGGTGGGACGTCCTCGAGAACGGCCGGTCGAGCCGCTTCGCCGGCCACTTCGACGTGGACTGGGACCCGCCGGAGTCGAAGCTGCGCAACCGGGTGCTGATGCCCATCCTCGGCGACCAGTACGGGCGGGTGCTCGAGCGCGGCGAGATCACCCTCGAGTGGGGCGAGGACGCCCGCTTCCGGATCCGCTACTTCGACCACGTCCTCCCCGTGGCCCCCCGCACGCTCGACCGCGTCCTCCTCGGTGCCGCGCGCCGCGCCGACGGGGGGACCGCCGATCGCCTCGCGTTCATCGGGCACTCGTTCGGCCGCCTGCCCTCGGCGACCACCACGAGCCACGCCGACGTGGTGACCCGTCACCGCGACAAGGAGGTCCTGCACGACCTGCTGCGCACCCTGCGCCACGAGGACCCCGGGGCGAGAGCCGCCGTCGAGGCCGAGGTCGCGTCGATCAACGACGACGTCGATGCGCTCGACGACCTGCTCGACCACCAGAACCACCGGCTCGCCTTCTGGCGCACCGCGGGCCACGACCTCGACTACCGCCGGTTCTTCGACATCAACTCGCTCGTCGGGCTGCGGGTCGAGGACCCGAAGGTGTTCGCCGACACGCACCAGCTCGTCCTGCGGTGGCTGGCCGACGGCGAGGTCGACGGGATGCGCGTGGACCACCCGGACGGCCTGCGCGACCCGGCGGCCTACGTCGAGCTGCTGCGCGCCGCGGGGCCCGCGGCGTGGATCGTGATCGAGAAGATCCTCGAACCCGGTGAGGCGCTGCCGTCGTCGTGGCCCGTCGACGGCACGACCGGGTACGACTTCTGCCACGTGGTCACGCGCCTGCTCCACGACCCTCGTGGCGAGGCGCCGGTCCGCGCACTGCACGCCGAGGTGATCGGCGTCGACCCCGACGACGCCGAGGAGGCCCTCGCCGCGGTCGTCCACCGGGCCAAGCACGCGGTGATGCGCGACTCGCTCGCCGCGGACCTGGGCCGGGCCACGGAGCTGTTCGTCGCCGTGTCGGAGCACCACCGGCGCTGGCGGGACTTCACCCGCCGCGACCTGCACGACGCCCTCGAGGAGACCGCGGCGTGCTTCTCGGTGTACCGCACCTACGTCGGCGAGGACGGCCGGTGCACGCCGACCGATGCCCGCGTGATCGAAGAGGCGCTCGCCGAGGCCGCCGAGCGGCGCGACGACCTCGATCCGGAGGTGTTCGAGTTCCTCGGCCTCGTCCTCCGTGGCGACCTCGAGCCCGGTGCCGGCACGGCCGCCACCGAGCTGCGCATGCGGTTCCAGCAGATCACCGGCCCGGTGATGGCCAAGGGGGTCGAGGACACCGCCTTCTACGACCACGTGCCCCTGGCGTCGCTCAACGAGGTCGGCTCCGATCCGTCGGTGTTCGCCCTGGAGCCCGCGGAGGTGCACGCGGCGCTGGCCCTGGCCGCCGACGCGGCGCCCCGCGCCATGTTGGCCCTCTCGACGCACGACACGAAGCGCTCGGAGGACGTGCGTGCCCGCCTCGCGCTCCTCTCGGAGGTGCCCGGCGCGTGGAGCGAGGCCGTGCGGCGCTGGACGGCCATGGCCGCTCCTCACCGCGCAGCCCAGGACGCCCCGGGGTGGCCGGACCCCCGGATGGAGCACCTCTTGTGGCAGACCCTGGTCGGGGCGCACCCGCTCGGAGCCGACCGGGCCGTCGCCTACATGGAGAAGGCCGCCAAGGAGGCCAAGCGCCACACGTCGTGGGTCGACCCCGTCCCTGCGTTCGACGACGCCCTCGCCGCCTTCGTGCGTGCCGTGTGCGAGGACGAGGAGCTGACGGCCGACCTCGCCGCGTTCGTCGAGCCGCTCGTGCCCGCCGGACGCCTCAACGCCCTGGCCCAGAAGCTGGTGCAGCTGACGGCACCCGGCGTGCCCGACATCTACCAGGGCACCGAGCTGTGGGACCTCAGCCTCGTCGACCCCGACAACCGCCGCCCGGTCGACCACGACCTGCGCCGGAGGCTCCTGTCCCGCGCCCGGGAGCTCACGCCCGAGCAGCGGCGCGACGCCGACGACGAGGGCACGCCGAAGCTGTGGGTGGTGCACCGGGCCCTCGCGCTCCGGGCCGAGCGGCCGGAGTGGTTCGACGGCGCCTCCTACGCGCCGCTCGCCGTCGGTGGCGCGGCGGCCGGGCACGCGTTCGCCTACCTGCGAGGCGGGCACGCCGCCGCCGTCGTCCCCCGGCTGCCCCTCGGCCTCGAGGCCGCCGGCGGCTGGCAGGACACCACCGTCGAGCTGCCCGAGGGGTCGTGGTGGGACGAGCTCGGCGAGCGCCGGTGGGACGGTGGCAGCATCCGACTGGCCGATCTGCTGGAGCGGTTCCCCGTGGCGCTGCTGCGCGACGACCGAGGAGGCACACCATGA
- the treZ gene encoding malto-oligosyltrehalose trehalohydrolase, giving the protein MTELRVWAPRARHDVVAVVGADRRRVRMARGERGWFSVDVPDLEPGDDYAFVVDGRGPFPDPRSPHQPSGVHGPSRLVDHGAFEWTDGDWRGADVRDGVLYELHVGTFSPRGDFDGVVERLDHLVDLGVTAVELLPVVEFPGTRNWGYDGVALYAPHHAYGGPDGLKRLVDACHGRGLAVVLDVVYNHLGPEGNYLGAYGPYFTDFYSTPWGAAVNYDRADSDEVRAFALDNALMWLRDYHVDALRLDAVHAIIDTSATHLLEEMVQRVEDLAAEVGRPLTLIAESDQNDPRLCRSRDLGGYGLHAQWSDDFHHALHVALTGETSGYYEDFDGLSSLAASLRDGWVYTGGWSDHRRRRHGRAPEHISCRNLLGYAQNHDQVGNRAVGDRLSANVSDGRLRVAAALVLTAPFVPMLFQGEEWGTSAPFQYFTDHQDSELGRAVAQGRRSEFGAFGWEPDQVPDPQDPATFERSRLDWSELGQARHAALLDWYRDLVALRLGDPDLRAGDCPTTVEVDPAAGWLRFDRGRWSIAAHLGSAPVVVPVPAGQVVLASDQALPGRVEASGIELLPDTVVVVDTTA; this is encoded by the coding sequence ATGACCGAGCTGCGCGTGTGGGCGCCGCGTGCCCGCCACGACGTCGTCGCCGTCGTCGGCGCCGACCGCCGCCGCGTCCGCATGGCGCGCGGCGAGCGAGGGTGGTTCTCCGTCGACGTCCCCGACCTCGAGCCGGGTGACGACTACGCGTTCGTCGTCGACGGCCGCGGTCCCTTCCCCGATCCGCGGTCGCCGCACCAGCCGTCGGGGGTCCACGGCCCGTCGCGGCTCGTCGACCACGGCGCCTTCGAGTGGACCGACGGCGACTGGCGGGGCGCCGACGTCCGCGACGGCGTGCTGTACGAGCTGCACGTCGGGACGTTCTCGCCCCGGGGCGACTTCGACGGCGTGGTCGAACGGCTCGACCACCTCGTCGACCTCGGGGTCACGGCGGTCGAGCTGCTGCCCGTCGTCGAGTTCCCCGGCACCCGCAACTGGGGGTACGACGGCGTCGCCCTCTACGCGCCCCACCACGCCTACGGCGGACCGGACGGCCTGAAGCGGCTCGTCGACGCCTGCCACGGGCGCGGCCTCGCGGTCGTGCTCGACGTCGTCTACAACCACCTCGGGCCGGAGGGGAACTACCTCGGCGCCTACGGGCCGTACTTCACGGACTTCTACTCCACGCCGTGGGGGGCGGCGGTGAACTACGACCGCGCCGACAGCGACGAGGTCCGTGCCTTCGCCCTCGACAACGCGCTGATGTGGCTGCGGGACTACCACGTCGACGCGCTCCGCCTCGATGCGGTGCACGCCATCATCGACACGTCCGCCACGCACCTCCTCGAGGAGATGGTGCAGAGGGTCGAGGACCTCGCCGCCGAGGTCGGCCGGCCGCTCACGCTCATCGCCGAGAGCGACCAGAACGACCCGCGGCTCTGCCGCTCGCGGGACCTCGGCGGCTACGGTCTCCACGCCCAGTGGAGCGACGACTTCCACCACGCGCTCCACGTGGCCCTCACGGGGGAGACGTCGGGCTACTACGAGGACTTCGACGGCTTGTCGTCCCTCGCCGCCAGCCTGCGGGACGGCTGGGTCTACACGGGCGGCTGGTCCGACCACCGGCGCCGCCGGCACGGTCGGGCCCCGGAGCACATCAGCTGCCGGAACCTGCTCGGCTACGCGCAGAACCACGACCAGGTGGGCAACCGGGCCGTGGGCGACCGCCTGTCGGCGAACGTCAGCGACGGTCGGCTCCGCGTCGCCGCGGCGCTCGTGCTGACCGCACCGTTCGTGCCGATGCTGTTCCAGGGCGAGGAGTGGGGCACGTCGGCCCCGTTCCAGTACTTCACCGACCACCAGGACTCGGAGCTCGGGCGGGCGGTCGCCCAGGGCCGCCGCTCGGAGTTCGGCGCCTTCGGGTGGGAGCCCGACCAGGTGCCCGACCCGCAGGATCCGGCGACCTTCGAGCGGTCCCGTCTCGACTGGTCCGAGCTCGGCCAGGCCCGTCACGCCGCCCTGCTCGACTGGTACCGCGACCTCGTCGCGCTGCGGCTCGGGGACCCCGACCTGCGCGCCGGGGACTGCCCGACGACCGTCGAGGTCGACCCTGCCGCCGGGTGGCTCCGGTTCGACCGCGGGCGGTGGTCGATCGCGGCCCACCTCGGGTCCGCTCCGGTCGTGGTGCCGGTCCCGGCGGGACAGGTCGTTCTGGCCTCCGACCAGGCACTTCCCGGCCGGGTCGAGGCGTCGGGGATCGAGCTGCTCCCCGACACCGTGGTGGTCGTCGACACCACCGCCTGA